The Vidua chalybeata isolate OUT-0048 chromosome 29, bVidCha1 merged haplotype, whole genome shotgun sequence genome window below encodes:
- the LOC128801104 gene encoding uncharacterized protein LOC128801104, producing the protein MAGPGGAEDKAPQSPGLGRGSRRDLRGLGREGPLEKPPPRPATPALPQKRLPPHRFPPPLPRGSPLPPPPPIIPVQPPPAPRGPVPHPPAGPAAPVGGVPAVPEPLRPRVTPPEPPRAPHGVAPRSPRTSRGPPWQQLPPHPPPSLFLPQPAPPPAASPAALRVRRPPGHAPPAPRVAMETARRLKGTATRAGF; encoded by the exons ATGGCTGGTCCCGGAGGGGCGGAGGACAAAGCCCCGCAGTCCCCCGGGTTGGGGCGGGGGTCGCGGCGGGACCTCCGAGGCCTTGGCCGGGAAGGGCCGCTGGAAAAGCCCCCCCCCCGGCCCGCGACCCCCGCGCTCCCCCAAAAGCGGCTCCC cccccacCGGTTCCCCCCTCCGCTGCCCCGGGGCTccccgctgcccccccccccccccatcatCCCGGTACaacccccccccgccccccgggGCCCTGTCCCGCAccccccggccggccccgcggctcccgTGGGGGGGGTGCCCGCCGTCCCCGAGCCCCTCCGGCCCCGAGTGacgccccccgagcccccccgcGCCCCACACGGGGTCGCCCCGCGGTCCCCCCGCACCTCCCGCGGGCCGCCATGGCAACAACTCCCGCCGCACCCGCCGCCATCTTTGTTCCTCCCTcagccggccccgcccccggcggcCTCGCCGGCGGCTCTGCGCGTGCGCCGCCCTCCCGGCCACGCCCCCCCGGCGCCGCGCGTCGCCATGGAAACCGCGCGGCGTCTTAAAGGGACCGCGACCCGCGCGGGTTTCTGA
- the USP21 gene encoding ubiquitin carboxyl-terminal hydrolase 21, with protein sequence MPQASEHRLGRARDPGAVVTAQPRAGSRLPSGHRALSQERHAAPNGLSPAPKLRLLPPRPPPTPDDPRPKKLELERGRAAKRGDPAPRGPGGRRGPLKADHGVRVPGGAPQVPGSASFSLPSAAERRRSNLARSKSISIGDLSQGGGGGVPGVPGRAEDVAVALSRLVLRDCGHPLGAGALALRRSSSLRRVTVAPGPDGKATPPLLSVRPEGGPRARTDPPFGHGPGSPAPGRTEDKAAATHHTLLLGSGHVGLRNLGNTCFMNAVLQCLSSTKPLRDYCLRRDFQQEQPPGPRAPQELTEAFADVIAALWHPDSSEAVNPGRFKAVFQKYVPSFTGYSQQDAQEFLKFFMDRLHVEINRKGRRTPSILSDTRRPPALEDPETLSDDERANQMWKRYLEREDSKIVDLFVGQLKSCLKCQACGYRSTTFEVFCDLSLPIQKKSFAGGKVSLHDCFSLFTKEEELDSENAPVCDKCRQRTRSTKKLTIQRFPRILVLHLNRFSTTRYSIKKCSVFVDFPLQQLNLREFASEKAGSPVYSLYALCNHSGSVHYGHYTAFCRDPAGWRVYNDSRVSPISENQVPSSEGYVLFYELEEPPGRRA encoded by the exons ATGCCCCAGGCCTCGGAGCACCGCCTGGGCCGCGCCAGGGACCCCGGCGCCGTGGTGACCGCGCAGCCCCGGGCGGGCTCCCGCTTGCCCAGCGGCCACCGAGCGCTGAGCCAGGAGCGCCATGCGGCCCCCAACGGGCTCTCCCCGGCCCCCAAACTGCGCCTGCTGcccccccggccgccgccgACCCCCGACGACCCCCGGCCCAagaagctggagctggagcggggccgggcggccaAGCGGGGGGACCCCGCTCCCCGCGGGCCGGGGGGCCGCCGGGGGCCGCTCAAGGCCGATCACGGCGTGAGGGTGCCCGGGGGGGCCCCGCAGGTGCCCGGCAGCGCCTCCTTCTCGCTGCCCAGCGCGGCCGAGCGGCGCCGGAGCAACCTGGCCCGCTCCAAATCCATCAGCATCGGCGACCTGAGCcagggaggcggcggcggcgtccccggtgtccccggcCGCGCCGAGGACGTGGCGGTGGCGCTGAGCCGGCTGGTGCTCAGGGACTGCGGGCACCCGCTGGGCGCGGGCGCGCTGGCGCTCCGGAGGAGCTCCTCGCTGCGCAGGGTCACCGTGGCCCCCGGGCCCGACGGCAAGGCCACCCCGCCGCTGCTCTCCGTGCGCCCCGAGGGCGGCCCCCGCGCCCGCACGGACCCCCCGTTCGGCCACGGCCCCggcagccccgcgcccggccggACCGAGGACAAGGCGGCCGCC ACCCACCACACGCTGCTGCTGGGCTCGGGCCACGTCGGCCTCAGGAATTTGGGCAACACG tGCTTCATGAACGCCGTGCTGCAGTGCCTGAGCAGCACCAAACCTCTGCGGGACTACTGCCTGCGCCGGGacttccagcaggagcagccccccGGCCCCCGCGCCCCCCAGGAGCTCACCGAAG cCTTCGCCGATGTCATCGCCGCCCTGTGGCACCCCGACTCCTCCGAGGCCGTCAACCCCGGGCGCTTCAAGGCCGTGTTCCAAAAATACGTGCCCTCCTTCACGGGCTacag CCAGCAGGACGCGCAGGAATTCCTCAAGTTCTTCATGGACCGGCTGCACGTGGAGATCAACAGGAAGGGCCGGCGCACGCCCAGCATCCTGTCGGACACACGGAGACCCCCGGCCCTGGAGGACCCCGAAACGCTCAG CGACGACGAACGCGCCAACCAGATGTGGAAGCGCTACCTGGAGAGGGAGGACAGCAAGATCGTGG ATCTCTTTGTGGGGCAGCTGAAGAGCTGCCTCAAGTGCCAGGCCTGCGGCTACCGCTCCACCACCTTCGAGGTGTTCTGCGACCTCTCGCTGCCCATCCAAA AGAAAAGCTTTGCCGGGGGCAAGGTCTCGCTCCACGACTGCTTCAGCCTCTTCAccaaggaggaggagctggactCGGAGAACGCCCCG GTGTGTGACAAGTGCCGGCAGCGCACGCGGAGCACCAAGAAGCTGACGATCCAGCGCTTCCCACGCATCCTGGTGCTCC ACCTGAACCGTTTCTCCACCACGCGCTACTCCATCAAGAAGTGCTCCGTCTTCGTGGACTTCCCGCTGCAGCAGCTCAACCTGCGGGAGTTCGCCAGCGAGAAGGCGG GCAGCCCCGTCTACAGCCTGTACGCGCTGTGCAACCACTCGGGCAGCGTCCACTACGGGCACTACACGGCCTTCTGCCGCGACCCCGCCGGCTGGCGCGTCTACAACGACTCCCG CGTCTCGCCCATCAGCGAGAACCAGGTGCCGTCCAGCGAGGGCTACGTGCTGTTCTACGAGCTGGAGGAGCCCCCCGGCCGCAGAGCCTGA
- the UFC1 gene encoding ubiquitin-fold modifier-conjugating enzyme 1, giving the protein MADAAARRAVAELPLLRAPAGPRDREGWAERLREEYRALIQYVENNKRADTDWFRLESNPEGTRWSGRCWYIHELLRYEFNIEFEIPVTYPGTAPEIAIPELDGKTAKMYRGGKICLSDHFKPLWARNVPKFGLAHLMALGLGPWLAVEIPDLISKGLIQHKDK; this is encoded by the exons ATGGCGGacgcggcggcgcggcgggcggtgGCGGAGCTGCCGCTGCTGCGGGcaccggcggggccgcgggacCGCGAGGGCTGGGCCGAGCGGCTGCGGGAGGAGTACCGGGCGCTCATCCAG tACGTGGAGAACAACAAACGCGCCGACACCGACTGGTTCCGCCTGGAGTCCAACCCCGAGGGCACCCG ctggagcGGGCGCTGCTGGTACATCCATGAGCTGCTCAGGTACGAGTTCAACATCGAGTTCGAG ATCCCGGTGACGTACCCGGGCACCGCCCCCGAAATCGCCATCCCCGAGCTGGACGGGAAAACGGCCAAGATGTAccg GGGGGGGAAGATCTGCCTCAGTGACCACTTCAAGCCGCTGTGGGCCAGGAACGTGCCCAAGTTCGGGCTGGCACACCTGATGGCCCTGGGG ctgggTCCCTGGCTGGCCGTGGAGATCCCGGACCTGATCTCCAAGGGCCTCATCCAGCACAAGGACAAGTGA